DNA from Tepidisphaeraceae bacterium:
CCAGTGCATTGCGGCGGTCTTCCTCGATGCCGGTGCTGATCGGCAGCACGAGCGGGTCGAACATGATGTCGCCGTCGCGCATGCCGTACTTTTCGACCGCAAGGTCGCGGATGCGCCGCGCGATCGAGATCTTCCGCTCGGCCGTGCGGGCCATGGCGTTTTCTTTGTCCTCGTCGATCGTGCCGGCGACCACCGCGGCGCCGTACTTTTTGGCGATGCCGCAGATGTGGGCAATGCGCTCCTCGCCATCCTCGAGGTTCATGCTGTTCAGAATGCAACGGCCACCGGCCAGCTTCAGGCCGGCTTCCATCACGTCGGGGTTGGTGCTGTCCAGCATCAGCGGCACGTTCACGCTGTTCACGTACCGGCGGACGACCTCGTGCATGTCGCGCACGCCATCTCGGCCGACGAAGTCGACGCAGACGTCCAGCACGTGGCTGCCGTCGCGCACCTCATCGCGGGCCATGCTGACCAGGCCGTCCCAGTCCTCCTCCTGAAGCAACCGCTTGAACTGCCGGCTGCCGTTGGTGTTCGTGCGCTCGGCGACGATGAGGTAGGACAGATCCTGGCGGATGTCGGTCGCGCTGATGAGCGATGAAACCTGCGGCTTGTCGATCACATTGCGCGGTTTGGCGGAATGCCCAGCCGGCTTGCCCTTGGGCTTGGCGCCGATGCCAAGGGCGTCGCACAGCATGCCCAGATGTTCCGGCATCGTGCCGCAGCAACCGCCGACGACGTTCACGCCGAACTCGTCGACGAAGCGCATAATGCCCTTCGTGAAGTCGGGCGGCGTCATCGGGAAGAACGCCCGGCCCTTATCATCCATCACCGGCAAACCGGCGTTCGGCAGCGCGCTCACGTAGCGGGGCCAGTTCTCGGCGATAAATCGCACCGTTTCGGTTAGTTCCGGCGGGCCGAAGGCGCAGTTGACGCCCAGCACGTCGATGTCGCGGTACGACGCCAACGACGTCACGAACGACGACGGGTCCGACCCAGTCAGCATCTGCTGCCCCGCGTTCGTGTCGAACGACGCCTGCACCATGATCGGCAGCCGCCGGCCCGCTTCCTTGAACGCAATGTTGGCGGCGGAAACGGCGCACTTGATCGCCAGCAGATCCTGCTGCGTCTCGATCAGCAGCACGTCCGCCCCGCCGGCAAGCAGGCCGCGCACCTGCTCGGCGTAGCTGTCCTCCATCGTGTCCCAGTCGGTCTGGCCCAGCGTGACCAGCTTCGTCCCGGGCCCGATCGAACCAATTACGTACCGCGGGCGCTCGGGCGTCTCGAACTTGTCGCAGGCGCGGCGCGCAATCTCGGCGGCCACCTTGTTGTTCTCGAAGACCCGGTCGAGCATGTCCGCCTCGGCCATCACGATCTTGTTGGCGCCGAACGTGTTCGTCTCCACCGCGTCGCAGCCAACCTCCAGGAAGATCTCGTGGATCTCCTGAATCACGTCCGGCCGGGAGAAGTTCAGCACCTCGGAGATGTTCTCCTGCCCCCACCAATCCTTCTGCACGTCCAACGGCCGCGTCTGAAGGTTGGACCCCATCGCGCCGTCGAGCACGACGACACGCTGTTTCACGAGATCAAGGAATGGCAATCGCACGGGCAAACCTTTCAGCATCTACAACAAAGACCGGAACGGATCTGTCCATCCGTTTATCCGGATTAAATGATATATCCTTGAGGGTCATGTCTCAAGGGGGATGGAGAGTTTAGCGTGCGACGCGCGACGACACGAGGACGTCAGGAGCTCGCCAAGAGAAAAGCCAGTTACCGCCTTGCGCATCACGTGCGGGCCAACGCATGTCATCCCGAAGGGAGCGGTAGCGACCTGAGGGATCGGTATGAGTGATGTTTACCGACCCTGGGAGATCCCTCGAGTCGCTACCGCTCCGCTCGGGATGACAACTGCGCGCCGTGGCGACAGTGCGCATGGCCACCCCATCTGACCCGTCGGATGGTGCCGAATCAGCAAGCGGCCGCTTGCGGGTTCGCTTTTCACGCCTCGCACCTGCGCCGGCGCTCCCGTACACTCGCCATGCCATGAGCACCCCCAACGACGATCTTCTCGGCAATCCGAACGACGGCCCCAGTCCCAACGAGTTCGGGGGGTTTCGGCAGGAGTTTAAGCATCACAACGTGTCGGCCCGCGTGCCGGAGAAGGTGGTGCGCGGGGTGTACAGCACCGGCACCGTCGTGCTGCAGGGGCCGACCGAGTTCGTGGTCGATTTTCTGCTGAACGTGGCCAAGCCGGCGCAGGTGGTGGCGCGGGTGATCATTCCGCCTACGGTTTTCGGGCAGACGGTGGAGGCGCTGAAGGACAATCTGCAGAAGTACACCGACCGTTTCGGCCCCCCGCCGACCCTGCCCAAGCCCGCCAAGCCGCCGGTGCCACCGACGATTCAGGAAATGTACGACGACCTGAAGTTGGCGGACGATCTGTTGCCCGGCGCGTACTGTAACGCGGTGATGATCGGCCATTCCCCGGCCGAGTTCTGCATGGACTTCATCGCCAACGGCTTTCCGCGCAGCGTCGTCGCGGCCCGCGTGCTGGTGGCCGCCCCGACGTTGCCGCGCGTGCTGGAGACGTTTAGCGGGTCGTATCAGCAGTATCTGAAGAAACAGGGGGAGTAGGAATGGCGGAGCGCGGAGTGCGGATTGAAGAATGAAGCGTAAACGCTTGTGGGTGAGTTCCGTGATATGAGCCGCTCCCGAGCATGTTCCACGAGGAGCAGACTGTTTGCATCGTCGGGCCCTCACCCCTGCCCTCTCCCGGAGGGAGAGGGAAAAGTCGCTCGGCGGCATAACACTTTCCCTCGTCCTTCGCGGCTTCCTTCGCGCCATCGCGCCTTCGCGTTCTGTTCAGCCGCGACCGCGCCCTCAGCGATCAGACGAGCCCAACCATTTGCCATCTCGCGTCGACCGCCCTTAAATGGGCCATATGAACGGCTCGCCCATCCTCGTCATTTCCGGAACGAATCGCCCGAATTCCAACACGCTGCGGCTCGCGAACGTGATCCTGTCGCATTACCAACGCCTGAACGTACCGGCCGAGTTGTACTCGCTGTGCGACCTGCCCTTGGCGATTTACGACCCCGCTGCTTACGCGACCAAGCCGGCGGCGTTCGTGCCGGTGCAGCAGCGCGTCGTCGAAGCGGCGGGCCTGCACGTGGTGACGCCGGAGTACAACGGGTCGTTCCCCGGTGCGCTGAAGTACTTCATCGACATGCTGAAGTTCCCCGAGAGCTTCCAGCATAAACCCGTCGCCTTCGTGGGCGCCGCCAGCGGCGCTTACGGCGCGCTGCGGCCCGTCGAACACCTCCAGGGCGTCTTCGGCTATCGCAACGCCCACATCTACCCCGATCGCGTCTTCGTCGCCGGCGTGGGTAAGAAGTTCGACGCCAACGGCGTACTGGTCGATACCGATATCGGTCAACGATTGGCCGTCCAGGCCGAAGGATTCGCGACGTTCATCGGTAAGCTGAAGGCAGCGTAGGTGGTGCGACAGAACCTTGCGCATCAAACATGCGGTCCGTCAAACGAAACGGCCTGCAAGGCCGACGAATGCATCGCCCACGAATGAGCACGAACGAACACGAATGAGAGCCAAACCCATCGCATTCTCCTTCCCGCCTTTCGTGCTGATTCGTGCCAATTCGTGGGCACGCTTCCCTGCTTGATGCGCAAGGTTCGACAGAACCCTCTACGCCGTGGCGCTAGCCGCGGATTCATAGGATTATGGGGTGAAATCCGCGGCTAGCGCTACGGCGCGAGTTGCCGTTCAGACGTTGTGCTGGACGCGCTTCAGGTAATACCAGCGAACTCAGAGCCGAACGCGAGTCCACGCGGATTGCGGATGGAGTCGCCCGGAACGAATGACGATAATAGTCGGCAGTAGTAATCGATTTGCCGTCCGGTTAATCTATTCCGGCCGATCGCCAACGCGGGTGTAGCTCAATTGGCAGAGCAGAAGTTTTCCAAACTTCAGGTTGACGGTTCGAGCCCGTTCACCCGCTTACCCCTCTCTCCTCACAACTCCACGACCTCCCCTGCCGCCCTGTCTTGATGAAGAAGATGAACCGCGGAGACGCGGAGTGCGGGAGGAGAAGACGAAGATAGTGCCGAGGCCGATCCAATCTGATCTTCATCCCTCTGTTTCCGCGTCCTCCGCGGTCAAATCCCCGTTCGCGCGCAACAGAACCGTCGCGTGTAAGGACCACACGCGACGGTTGTTACGATTCATGCGAGAGCGATCAGTTTACTCGGCCGCGGGCACCGTGGTGGGCGCGTTGGCCTTCTCGGCTTGCTTGGCCTTGCGGGCGGCGGCGTCGGCTTCTTCCATGGCGGCGATCTGGGCCTTCTGATCGTCGGTCAGGATGGCGGCGATCTCGGTCTGTTCCTTCTCGCGCAGCGCCTTCATCTCGGCTGCGATGTTCTTGCGAACCTCGGCGATCTGCTGCTTCTGGTCGTCGCTCAGCGTCTCCAGTTGCGAGTACGGCTTGGGCAGCCGAACCTTCCGCTCCTTCTCAACCTGGGCCGGCTTTTCGGCAGTGGGTTGGGCGGTTTCCTCGGCGACCACGAAAACGGCACTGCCGAGCGTGACGGCGACAAAGAGCGCGGTGTACTTGATCCAAGCCATTGAGTTCGACCCCTTCCAAGGGAAATTAACGCCCACGCCCGACCGAACGGCCGAGCCGCAAGCAATAGTGATACTGCCAGAACCGCTAATCGTTGGACAACTTCCACTGGCGGTCGCGCCAGTCGCGCAGCAGCGCGTAGTCGGTCAGATCGAACTGCAACGGCGTGACGGTGATGTACCGGTCGCGGAGGTGGGCAACGTCGGTGTCGGACTCGGTCTGGCCAAGCGTGAAGACGCTGCTGGACCAGAAATACTCGCGCCCGCGCGGGTCTTGCCGGCGTTCGTATTCATCCGCCCAGGGTTGTACGCACTGGCGGGCAACGCGCACGCCCGCGGGCGATTCACCGGGGCGAAGGGGTGGCAGGTTGACGCTCATGCACTTCCCACCGGGCAGGCCGGCGGAGACGATCTGCTCGATCGTCTGCCGGGCGAACATCGCCGGGCGGGCGAAGTCGAGCGGGATCTCGCTTTTGAGGTACAGGCTGATCGCGATGCTCGGCAACCCGAGGAACGCCGCCTCGATCGCCGCTGCGACCGTGCCGCTGTACAGCACGTTGATGCCGACGTTGGCCCCGCTGTTCATCCCACTGACCACCAGGTCCGGCCGGCGTGGCAGGATCTGCGACACCGCCACCTTCACGCAGTCCGCCGGCCGACCCCCGACCGCGGTGCCGGTGAAGGCGTTTTCGACCGTCACCTTCTGCGTCAGCAGCGGCGTATCGAGCGTAATGCCGTGCCCGGTGGCCGACTGCACGGTCTCGGGCGCCACGACGTGCACCTCGCCGAGCTTGGTCAGTTCGCGATACATCGCGACGATGCCGGGAGCGCGAATGCCGTCGTCATTGGTGAGTAGGATGAGCACGCGGGGAGTATAGAGGGGGGAAATCTGAATTCTCAAGCCCCAATGACCAACAAATGACCAACCACCAAACCCCAAGCCGGACAACGTCCTCCGCCAAACCGGTGTAAGGTTGTCATCCCGAGGGGAGCGGTAGCGACCCGAGGGATCTCCGACTGGCGTTAATCGGTCGTCATTCGAGATCCCTCAGGTCGCCAAGGCTCCCATTGGGATGACAATTGGAGGCGGAACGCGATCCACTTCAACGTGGGGACAAATAAAAAGAGCCGCCCATTTGCATGGGCAGCTCTCGGCGGGGGCGGAACATTGCTTGTTGGCCGCGCGGCGTGGTGTGGAACACCGCGGGCCGGGTGATTCGTTGTCCCTGTCGCGACTTAGGCGGCGTCCAGGTGCGCGGCGATGTTCGAGATGAACTCGACGCCGGCCTCCATCGTGCGGTCGCCGGCGCTGCGGTCGATCCAGACCACGCGGGCGGGCATCATGCTGCGGCGGTTGGCCAGGGCCATCCCTGATTCGTTCGGGCCGACGTGTACCGTCACCGTCTCGCCCAACCGAACGGTCGCAAAGGCGGGCAGTTCGATGCGCAGGCCCGTCGCGCTGATGTCGCACGTCTGGCCACCGAAATATCGGCTGGAGGCGGCGGCGAAGATCTTCAGTGGCCGGGTCTGGCGAATCCGCAGACCGCGGCGGCGTTCGGAACCGTCGGTCGCTTCCACATCATCTACGAATGGCTCGGTAAGCGTCATCATCTGGCATCTCCGACAAACATTGCCCGTATCCCCACGACATAAGTGTTATCGGAGCGACTTCATGGGAACTTGGGAAATTCCATCCAGAAAATCGAGAAATCTGCGGCACAGAGCGTAGTGCTCGATAAAATCCGCCTCTGCCCCGCTGCCCCGCCCTATGCCCCGCAGAGCGTTCTCGATTATCTTTTGTCGACATGGGTTACAATTTCACCGCGATCGAGAAGAAGTGGCAGGCGCATTGGCTGGCGAACAACACGTTTCGCGCCCTCGACCCCGCCGACGCCGGTGGCATGCCCAAGGCGTACGTGCTGGACATGTTCCCCTACCCCAGCGGCGCGGGCCTACACGTGGGCCACCCGGAAGGATACACCGCCACCGATATCTTCTCGCGATACCTGCGCGCTCGGGGGTACAACGTCCTGCATCCCATGGGCTGGGACGC
Protein-coding regions in this window:
- the surE gene encoding 5'/3'-nucleotidase SurE, whose product is MLILLTNDDGIRAPGIVAMYRELTKLGEVHVVAPETVQSATGHGITLDTPLLTQKVTVENAFTGTAVGGRPADCVKVAVSQILPRRPDLVVSGMNSGANVGINVLYSGTVAAAIEAAFLGLPSIAISLYLKSEIPLDFARPAMFARQTIEQIVSAGLPGGKCMSVNLPPLRPGESPAGVRVARQCVQPWADEYERRQDPRGREYFWSSSVFTLGQTESDTDVAHLRDRYITVTPLQFDLTDYALLRDWRDRQWKLSND
- a CDS encoding PilZ domain-containing protein; amino-acid sequence: MMTLTEPFVDDVEATDGSERRRGLRIRQTRPLKIFAAASSRYFGGQTCDISATGLRIELPAFATVRLGETVTVHVGPNESGMALANRRSMMPARVVWIDRSAGDRTMEAGVEFISNIAAHLDAA
- a CDS encoding NAD(P)H-dependent oxidoreductase — its product is MNGSPILVISGTNRPNSNTLRLANVILSHYQRLNVPAELYSLCDLPLAIYDPAAYATKPAAFVPVQQRVVEAAGLHVVTPEYNGSFPGALKYFIDMLKFPESFQHKPVAFVGAASGAYGALRPVEHLQGVFGYRNAHIYPDRVFVAGVGKKFDANGVLVDTDIGQRLAVQAEGFATFIGKLKAA
- a CDS encoding DUF3467 domain-containing protein — encoded protein: MSTPNDDLLGNPNDGPSPNEFGGFRQEFKHHNVSARVPEKVVRGVYSTGTVVLQGPTEFVVDFLLNVAKPAQVVARVIIPPTVFGQTVEALKDNLQKYTDRFGPPPTLPKPAKPPVPPTIQEMYDDLKLADDLLPGAYCNAVMIGHSPAEFCMDFIANGFPRSVVAARVLVAAPTLPRVLETFSGSYQQYLKKQGE